The following proteins come from a genomic window of Nostoc sp. ATCC 53789:
- a CDS encoding PfaB family protein — MEKIAIIALSCLFPDAKNPEEYWQNIVNQKDSTSSATVEEIGVDPTIFHNPVKGTPDKTYSLKGGYIRNFQFNPSEYNLPSEFVAGLDNTFKWSLYAAKQAIEQSGYWGNQTVLAKCGVILGNLSFPTKLSNQLFSPIYQQAINPAVRELLQYEDFDLAVPSTTKASLYNAMISGLPASIVAQALSLSQINLCLDAACSSSFYAIKLASHYLWSHKADVMLAGAISCADSLFVRMLFSGVQGYAENGISRPLDKSSRGLIPADGVGMVMLKRYSDAVRDGDNILATICGNGLSNDGKGKHLLSPNPKGQTLAFERAYNEANFSPKTIDYLECHATGTLLGDTTEFNSIETFFGQNQAAPLVGSAKANTGHLLTAAGMVGLTKVILSMSHGVIPATMNVSEPLTSEKGTISADKIVRTATTWPNNNTPIKRAAISAFGFGGTNSHLILEQGNTAESVESTPPVPPTKVAIVGMDAFFGNCNGLDAFERSIYDGTQHFTSLPPQRWHGIENQESVLKEYGLPDGKAPVGAYIKDFEIDTLSCKIPPNEIEKLNPQQLLLLKVSDRAVKDAKLQEGSNVAVIVAAETEFSVHQLQQRWNLSWQVKDGLLNQGISLPAEQLSQLETIVKDSIHQPVEIGEYVSHIANIMASRISALWNFTGPAFTVSAGENSALKALEIAQMLLATGEVDAVVVGAVDLAGGVENVLFRSQFAPINTGVNTLGFDQQANGWTVGEGAGAIVLKRYEAAKEDNERIYAVIDAMSFAQGNSTLSDALVKPDASAISNVCKQAFEMAEIQPTEVNYVEVFGSGVPQEDEAEITGLLQAYPKVGNGLHCALGSVKSNIGHTYTASGIASLIKTALCLYYRYIPATPKWSGVKTPQVWEGSPFYVAMESRPWFVDKGGTRRIAAINSMGIDGSYAHLILSEEPSQEERDNRYLQQMPFHLFPIAVSDRTTISDLLNNLQNTIEASSSLAATASETFATFQQHSNPKYVLSITGRNTKDLLKEIESARKGVNNAFENGTDWQTPLGSYFTAKPLGKTGAVAYVYPAAVNSYIGIGRTVFRLFPKVFEDLKSNNLYNRAADVEKLVYPRSLPKLTTRQLETLEKQLLDDSLAMFESEIAFARYMTAIFRDDFKVKPQSVFGYSLGETSMMVAQGVWSDFEGGSNTLNSSPLFGDKLSGPKNAVREYWGLTDSPNNNLWNTYVLMATPSQVRECLKQENRVYLTQINTPEEVLIAGDDAACKRVIATLGCNAFPAPFDHVIHCEAMRSQFEEIKKVNSLPSQNLPGIVFYSAADYQPIVLDSDTIAHNIAKGLCQELDFPQLVNRVYGDGVKIFLEAGAGNVCSRWIDKILGNKEHITVSLNRRGMDDHAAMVKALAKLLSHQVNVDLSPLYNKAQGTANQNKATLRTVTLGGKAIAATILSEENRKLVEDFAGDLKSDRFKIQHPDIPNLQQSEITDYLNTSNHITQQESHSPNILPQPEEVKPKNIIDNVFQPREQLQSSESSAIRQPIPVSFPPVRTKKISSIISMFDLNKTQYQKLNANNSKITKAHTAFLQARQDYSQQMSEIIQLQLACAQNLLNDES; from the coding sequence GTGGAAAAAATAGCCATCATCGCATTATCATGCCTATTCCCCGATGCCAAAAATCCTGAAGAATACTGGCAAAACATCGTTAATCAAAAAGATTCTACATCCTCTGCAACCGTCGAAGAAATCGGAGTAGATCCGACAATATTTCACAATCCAGTTAAAGGTACACCAGACAAAACCTACTCCCTTAAAGGCGGATACATCCGCAACTTCCAGTTTAATCCATCTGAATATAATCTACCATCAGAATTTGTTGCTGGTTTAGATAACACCTTCAAATGGTCATTGTATGCCGCTAAACAAGCAATTGAACAAAGTGGTTATTGGGGTAATCAAACTGTTCTAGCAAAATGTGGCGTAATTTTAGGTAATTTGTCATTCCCGACAAAACTATCTAATCAGTTATTCTCTCCAATTTACCAGCAAGCTATTAATCCTGCTGTCAGAGAACTTTTGCAGTATGAAGACTTTGATTTAGCTGTCCCAAGTACAACTAAAGCATCTTTATACAATGCAATGATATCTGGTTTACCAGCATCTATTGTAGCTCAAGCTCTATCTTTATCCCAGATTAATTTATGTCTGGATGCTGCTTGCTCGTCATCATTTTATGCGATTAAACTAGCATCTCATTACTTATGGTCACACAAAGCTGATGTTATGTTAGCTGGAGCCATAAGTTGTGCAGATTCCCTATTCGTGCGGATGTTATTTTCTGGTGTTCAAGGATATGCAGAAAACGGTATCAGCCGTCCCTTAGATAAGTCATCTAGAGGTCTAATTCCCGCCGATGGTGTTGGGATGGTGATGCTGAAGAGATATTCTGATGCCGTTAGAGATGGTGATAATATTCTCGCCACTATCTGCGGTAATGGACTATCGAATGATGGTAAAGGTAAGCACTTACTCAGCCCTAATCCTAAAGGACAAACCTTAGCTTTTGAACGAGCCTACAATGAGGCAAATTTTAGTCCCAAAACCATCGATTATCTAGAGTGTCACGCCACTGGCACATTGCTAGGAGATACAACCGAATTTAACTCCATAGAAACATTCTTTGGTCAAAATCAAGCTGCACCTCTGGTAGGTTCTGCTAAAGCAAATACTGGTCACTTGCTAACTGCTGCTGGCATGGTTGGCTTGACTAAAGTAATTTTGAGTATGTCGCATGGTGTAATTCCAGCAACCATGAATGTTTCGGAACCTTTAACATCAGAAAAAGGTACAATTTCCGCCGATAAAATTGTTAGAACAGCTACGACATGGCCCAATAATAATACACCAATTAAACGGGCAGCTATTAGCGCTTTCGGTTTTGGCGGCACTAATTCTCATCTGATTTTAGAGCAAGGAAATACAGCAGAATCAGTTGAATCAACTCCACCTGTTCCACCTACCAAAGTTGCTATTGTCGGCATGGATGCCTTTTTTGGTAACTGCAATGGTTTAGATGCTTTTGAACGCAGCATTTATGATGGGACACAACATTTTACTTCCCTACCGCCTCAAAGATGGCATGGTATAGAAAATCAAGAAAGTGTTCTGAAAGAGTACGGTTTACCAGACGGTAAAGCACCAGTAGGGGCATATATCAAGGATTTTGAAATCGATACTTTATCGTGCAAAATCCCACCGAATGAAATCGAGAAGTTAAACCCACAACAATTATTGCTCTTGAAGGTTAGCGATCGCGCCGTAAAAGATGCGAAACTACAGGAAGGTAGCAATGTAGCGGTTATAGTCGCCGCCGAGACAGAATTCTCTGTGCATCAGCTACAGCAAAGATGGAATTTATCTTGGCAAGTTAAGGATGGCTTACTCAACCAAGGAATTTCTCTACCTGCTGAACAGCTTTCCCAGCTGGAAACCATTGTCAAAGATAGCATTCACCAACCAGTAGAAATCGGCGAATATGTAAGTCACATCGCCAACATCATGGCGAGTCGAATTTCTGCTTTATGGAATTTCACTGGCCCTGCATTCACCGTCAGCGCTGGCGAAAATTCTGCCCTCAAAGCGTTGGAAATTGCCCAAATGCTACTCGCTACTGGAGAAGTTGATGCAGTCGTTGTTGGTGCAGTAGATTTAGCTGGTGGTGTGGAAAATGTCTTGTTCCGCAGCCAATTTGCACCAATTAATACGGGTGTCAATACGTTGGGTTTTGACCAACAAGCTAATGGCTGGACGGTTGGCGAAGGTGCGGGTGCTATCGTCCTCAAGCGCTACGAAGCTGCTAAGGAAGATAATGAACGCATCTATGCAGTAATTGATGCTATGAGTTTCGCACAAGGTAATTCTACTTTGAGTGACGCTTTGGTAAAACCTGATGCTTCAGCTATCAGCAATGTCTGCAAACAAGCTTTCGAGATGGCGGAGATTCAACCCACAGAGGTTAACTATGTAGAAGTCTTTGGTAGTGGCGTTCCCCAAGAGGATGAAGCCGAAATCACAGGTTTACTGCAAGCTTATCCGAAAGTAGGCAATGGTTTGCACTGTGCGTTAGGTAGTGTTAAATCCAATATCGGCCACACCTATACAGCATCGGGAATTGCTAGCTTAATCAAAACCGCTCTCTGTCTTTATTACAGGTATATTCCCGCCACCCCCAAATGGTCTGGTGTCAAAACACCGCAAGTATGGGAAGGTAGCCCTTTCTATGTGGCGATGGAATCAAGACCTTGGTTTGTCGATAAAGGCGGCACACGCAGAATAGCAGCAATTAATAGTATGGGTATAGATGGGAGTTACGCCCATTTAATCTTATCGGAAGAACCCAGCCAAGAGGAGCGCGACAACAGATATTTGCAACAAATGCCTTTTCATCTGTTCCCTATCGCAGTTAGCGATCGCACCACCATCTCCGATCTTCTCAACAATCTCCAAAATACCATAGAAGCGAGTTCTTCTTTAGCAGCTACCGCCAGCGAGACATTTGCTACTTTTCAACAGCATTCTAATCCAAAATACGTCTTATCAATTACAGGACGTAACACAAAAGATTTACTCAAAGAAATTGAATCTGCCCGCAAAGGTGTAAATAATGCCTTTGAAAACGGCACAGATTGGCAAACACCACTAGGAAGTTATTTCACCGCGAAACCATTGGGTAAAACTGGAGCAGTTGCTTACGTTTATCCCGCAGCAGTCAATTCTTATATTGGCATTGGCCGGACTGTTTTTCGCTTATTTCCGAAAGTCTTCGAGGACTTAAAAAGTAATAATCTTTACAACCGGGCTGCCGATGTTGAAAAGCTAGTTTATCCCAGAAGCTTACCTAAATTGACAACTAGACAATTAGAAACTCTCGAAAAGCAATTGTTAGATGATTCACTGGCAATGTTTGAAAGTGAAATCGCCTTTGCTAGATATATGACAGCAATTTTCCGAGATGATTTTAAAGTTAAGCCGCAATCTGTATTTGGGTATAGCTTGGGTGAAACTAGCATGATGGTTGCCCAAGGAGTTTGGAGTGATTTTGAGGGCGGAAGTAACACCTTAAACTCATCACCTCTATTTGGCGATAAATTATCTGGGCCAAAAAATGCTGTGCGTGAATATTGGGGATTAACAGATTCACCAAACAACAATCTTTGGAATACTTATGTTCTCATGGCGACTCCATCTCAAGTTAGAGAATGCCTGAAACAAGAGAATCGCGTCTACTTAACTCAAATCAACACACCAGAAGAAGTGTTAATCGCTGGTGATGATGCCGCCTGTAAGCGAGTGATTGCAACTTTAGGTTGCAATGCGTTCCCCGCGCCCTTCGACCATGTGATACATTGTGAAGCGATGCGATCGCAGTTCGAGGAAATCAAGAAGGTAAACAGCTTACCATCACAAAATCTTCCTGGCATTGTGTTTTACTCAGCCGCCGATTATCAACCGATTGTACTTGATAGTGATACTATTGCCCACAACATCGCCAAAGGATTGTGCCAAGAACTTGATTTTCCGCAATTAGTAAATCGTGTCTATGGTGATGGAGTCAAAATATTTCTCGAAGCAGGCGCAGGTAATGTCTGTTCACGATGGATTGATAAAATTCTCGGAAACAAAGAACATATCACAGTCTCTCTGAATCGTAGAGGGATGGATGACCATGCTGCAATGGTCAAAGCATTAGCAAAACTACTCAGTCATCAAGTGAACGTGGATTTATCACCACTGTACAACAAGGCTCAAGGAACCGCTAATCAAAATAAAGCAACATTGAGAACAGTTACCTTGGGTGGAAAAGCAATTGCTGCTACAATTTTGAGTGAAGAAAATCGCAAACTTGTTGAAGATTTTGCTGGGGATCTTAAGAGCGATCGCTTCAAAATACAGCATCCAGATATACCTAATCTCCAACAATCTGAAATCACAGATTATCTTAACACTTCCAACCACATAACCCAACAAGAAAGTCATTCCCCTAACATCTTGCCTCAGCCAGAAGAAGTAAAACCGAAAAATATCATTGATAACGTTTTTCAACCGAGAGAACAATTACAATCTTCTGAGTCAAGCGCAATTAGACAGCCAATTCCTGTTTCTTTCCCACCCGTCAGAACTAAAAAAATTAGTAGCATCATCAGCATGTTCGATTTAAATAAGACCCAGTATCAAAAGCTCAATGCTAATAATTCAAAGATAACTAAAGCACACACTGCCTTCTTACAAGCTAGACAAGATTACAGTCAGCAAATGAGCGAAATCATTCAATTGCAACTAGCTTGCGCCCAAAACTTGCTTAACGACGAATCTTAA